One part of the Mya arenaria isolate MELC-2E11 chromosome 3, ASM2691426v1 genome encodes these proteins:
- the LOC128227908 gene encoding uncharacterized protein LOC128227908 isoform X1, with protein MPHQRCRCYFSLQDSVATTVMVNDKEVNVRTITVEDRTGKVKVSLWRNIAAEPVVLGDVVAITNIVVNSKRYNNEESLSSTQFTKIEVTDMPNTEMTATILGLDLGDVESQLLTEQDGIFNVSNEVLVAAFQCQLEDITAKLPKTLNFIAKGQSVVTFNE; from the exons ATGCCACATCAAAGATGTCGATGTTATTTCTCCTTGCAGGACAGCGTTGCCACTACAGTAATGGTGAATGACAAAGAGGTGAATGTGCGGACCATTACGGTGGAGGACCGTACTGGGAAGGTGAAAGTCAGCCTGTGGCGCAACATTGCAGCAGAGCCTGTGGTGTTGGGGGATGTTGTTGCCATCACCAATATTGTTGTCAACAGCAAGAGATATAACAATGAGGAATCCCTGTCGTCAACACAATTTACAAAGATAGAG GTTACTGACATGCCAAACACCGAGATGACGGCCACCATTCTAGGACTTGACCTGGGTGATGTGGAATCCCAGTTACTCACAGAACAGGATGGAATCTTCAATGTATCAAACGAAGTGCTAGTTGCAGCCTTTCAGTGTCAGTTGGAAGACATTACAGCCAAACTACCAAAAACACTGAATTTCATAGCCAAAGGACAGTCTGTGGTCACCTTTAATGagtga
- the LOC128227908 gene encoding uncharacterized protein LOC128227908 isoform X2 — protein MVNDKEVNVRTITVEDRTGKVKVSLWRNIAAEPVVLGDVVAITNIVVNSKRYNNEESLSSTQFTKIEVTDMPNTEMTATILGLDLGDVESQLLTEQDGIFNVSNEVLVAAFQCQLEDITAKLPKTLNFIAKGQSVVTFNE, from the exons ATGGTGAATGACAAAGAGGTGAATGTGCGGACCATTACGGTGGAGGACCGTACTGGGAAGGTGAAAGTCAGCCTGTGGCGCAACATTGCAGCAGAGCCTGTGGTGTTGGGGGATGTTGTTGCCATCACCAATATTGTTGTCAACAGCAAGAGATATAACAATGAGGAATCCCTGTCGTCAACACAATTTACAAAGATAGAG GTTACTGACATGCCAAACACCGAGATGACGGCCACCATTCTAGGACTTGACCTGGGTGATGTGGAATCCCAGTTACTCACAGAACAGGATGGAATCTTCAATGTATCAAACGAAGTGCTAGTTGCAGCCTTTCAGTGTCAGTTGGAAGACATTACAGCCAAACTACCAAAAACACTGAATTTCATAGCCAAAGGACAGTCTGTGGTCACCTTTAATGagtga